One window of the Oncorhynchus mykiss isolate Arlee chromosome 5, USDA_OmykA_1.1, whole genome shotgun sequence genome contains the following:
- the niban1a gene encoding protein Niban 1a isoform X1, protein MTVTGREREREASTLCDATIDTRDYTGVNQRALVDPCPHQLVTMGISPSSLLDESKSNYIRGCAEAELKEFSPHYRRQYSVVFFSQVQDELEQQKEKIKQLLKQRGPPKAGEVLYEEQVLHFDYTRKWKERYMVVRANYCLECHDSFETFVKGVPPLHKLLPTGGTVLTTEEKYMAMVDQCFPVSETNNVKEEFAPPTIGMPGQFPVYLRLPYRRDYYFCFRQEARQDAFLSILSDCIRHQNQDFLKKKTVEVQAFLKAVHLYRQEKGRYDSWNMLIGSDVRVLANLVMEELLPSLEKDMLPHLKAKKTERKRVWFATIEAAYILVQECLLEGLSVLKEECRTAACQQEVLIRSDMDLILHSRTYLEGKLRASVSEPAEKFCSEGVQPYLASILEELMGPISSGFQEARLLSDNQMDQLCQDFQEGGVTDKLKQALAKLSKPNLLSCYQRINSLHDQQHDLQERFGFSNISNLVHSTQIDLQQLIENAAYSFELLLYKAKENSTDNVGSAMEKSRHMVLKQYDYDSSTVRKRIFQEALVGITLPHIKKNLAPTCKSDLQGLEQFIDADYSNFVHVENIYEDILLQSLGKEVSKVVKDAASLKKHNLFTDSRDPLSQTSRSSLLSIPSTPSSPARVPFSPTHLQTSTFIQTQPQAEVPAPAQPVSPDLSNGLALVGGAQGDPPSAVLKAEQNKVEAVSGATVEIEALGASIAPAVAAPVEKLVKVENTVSTHETTVVAETKTEDMSEPTETAQVDTPVLTETEKMPTPGDAVEVEKTVVTGVLTTVAQSEAPSPSPVPDPVPVCVVKPVAVIDLIAVEDSVAEHMASLTIITTETAAETEAESESGPPNSDPVAASSGEQPVTAPPADASLAAAAETKDVPASSSAIPDDGDDTESESAPSDIGIPGDDDVTRAAAPTDKVKVSQSNGVECSISVTSNLAVEVSVSETPVGIATKPPVEVSEGNPVPPSDAPVSEATGGVNGEASVEVTAGAYSTVASATNLNVVPPQPQPDSQATLAAEPTEEALQAVEPTEPAPRAVDCVKEIRDLVVAVFEVEEVIQRYPGSDNI, encoded by the exons ATGACAgtcactgggagagagagggagagagaggcatctACACTGTGCGACGCAACGATCGATACGAGAGACTACACCGGAGTTAACCAACGTGCGCTAGTAGACCCTTGTCCACATCAACTCGTCACCATGGGGATATCACCGTCCAGTCTTCTGGATGAAAGTAAATCCAACTACATAAGAG GTTGTGCGGAGGCAGAGCTGAAGGAGTTCAGTCCCCACTACAGGAGACAGTACTCTGTGGTCTTCttctcccaagtccaggatgagCTGGAGCAACAGAAAGAGAAAATAAAACAGCTCCTCAAACAAAGG GGTCCTCCGAAGGCAGGGGAGGTGCTGTATGAGGAACAGGTCCTCCATTTTGATTATACCCGGAAGTGGAAGGAGAGATACATGGTGGTTCGCGCCAACTACTGCCTGGAGTGTCACGACAGCTTTGAG ACCTTTGTGAAGGGCGTGCCCCCGCTCCACAAGCTGCTACCAACAGGAGGCACTGTGCTCACCACAGAGGAGAAGTACATGGCCATGGTGGACCAATGCTTCCCTGTTTCTGAAACCAACA atgtgaaggaggagttTGCCCCTCCTACAATCGGCATGCCTGGACAGTTCCCTGTGTACCTCAGGCTTCCGTACCGTAGAGATTACTACTTCTGCTTCCGACAGGAGGCTCGTCAAGATgctttcctctccatcctctctgacTGCATCCGTCACCAGAACCAAG acttcCTAAAGAAGAAGACGGTTGAGGTGCAGGCCTTCCTCAAGGCGGTCCACCTCTACAGACAAGAGAAGGGCCGTTATGACTCCTGGAACATGCTGATTGGCAGTGATGTCAGG gtactTGCCAACTTGGTTATGGAGGAGCTGTTGCCGTCTCTGGAGAAGGATATGCTGCCTCATCTGAAAGCCaagaagacagagaggaagagagtgtggTTCGCT ACAATAGAAGCAGCTTATATCCTGGTGCAGGAGTGTCTGTTGGAGGGGCTGTCTGTTCTGAAGGAGGAGTGTAGGACGGCAGCTTGCCAGCAGGAGGTGCTGATACGTTCTGATATGGACTTGATCCTTCACTCTAGAACCTACCTGGAGGGAAAGCTTCGAG CCAGTGTATCAGAGCCAGCAGAGAAGTTCTGTTCGGAGGGCGTGCAGCCCTACCTGGCCTCCATACTGGAGGAGCTCATGGGACCAATCAGCTCAGGGTTCCAGGAGGCACGGCTCCTAAGTGACAACCAGATGGACCAACTGTGTCAGGACTTCCAGGAGGGCGGTGTTACCGACAAACTCAAGCAG GCCCTGGCTAAGCTGAGTAAGCCCAACCTGTTGAGTTGTTACCAGAGGATCAACTCTCTCCACGACCAGCAGCATGACCTGCAGGAACGTTTTGGCTTCTCCAACATCAGCAATCTGGTCCACAGCACCCAGATAGACCtgcagcag CTGATTGAAAACGCAGCGTACTCGTTTGAGCTGCTACTCTACAAGGCCAAAGAAAACAGCACAGACAATGTAGGCTCTGCCATGGAGAAGTCCAGGCACATGGTGCTCAAG caatATGATTACGACAGCAGCACGGTGAGGAAGAGGATCTTTCAGGAGGCCTTGGTGGGGATCACTCTACCTCACATTAAGAAGAACCTGGCCCCAACCTGCAAATCA GATCTGCAGGGTCTTGAACAGTTCATTGATGCAGACTATTCCAACTTCGTCCATGTGGAGAATATCTATGAAGACATTCTGCTGCAGAGTCTGGGCAAGGAAGTCAGCAAAG TGGTGAAGGACGCAGCCAGCCTAAAGAAACACAACCTGTTCACAGACAGCAGGGACCCCCTGAGCCAGACCAGCCGCTCCAGTCTCCTCTCCATCCCATCCACCCCCAGCAGCCCAGCCAGGGTGCCGTTCTCCCCCACACATCTCCAGACCTCTACCTTTATCCAGACCCAGCCACAGGCTGAGGTACCAGCACCAGCCCAGCCTGTCTCTCCTGACCTGAGCAACGGTCTGGCGCTCGTTGGGGGTGCACAGGGGGACCCCCCAAGTGCCGTGTTGAAGGCAGAGCAGAACAAGGTGGAGGCGGTGTCAGGGGCCACAGTAGAGATTGAGGCCCTGGGGGCCAGTATTGCACCTGCTGTTGCAGCTCCAGTGGAGAAGCTAGTCAAGGTGGAGAACACAGTCAGTACACATGAGACAACTGTAGTGGCTGAGACAAAAACAGAGGACATGTCTGAACCAACTGAGACAGCTCAAGTGGATACCCCTGTCCTAACTGAGACAGAGAAAATGCCCACCCCTGGAGATGCTGTGGAGGTGGAGAAGACAGTAGTAACAGGCGTACTAACTACAGTAGCACAAAGCGAAGCCCCTTCTCCCAGTCcggtccctgaccctgtccctgtttGTGTTGTCAAGCCTGTAGCTGTCATTGACCTTATAGCTGTTGAAGACTCAGTAGCAGAGCACATGGCTTCACTCACAATCATCACTACTGAGACAGCGGCTGAGACAGAGGCTGAGAGTGAAAGCGGTCCTCCTAACAGTGACCCAGTAGCGGCCTCTAGTGGTGAGCAGCCTGTAACTGCGCCACCAGCAGACGCCAGCCTTGCTGCAGCAGCAGAGACCAAGGATGTGCCAGCCTCATCCTCCGCTATCCCAGATGATGGGGATGATACAGAGAGCGAGTCTGCCCCCTCCGACATCGGGATCCCTGGTGATGATGATGTCACGAGAGCAGCAGCCCCCACTGATAAGGTCAAAGTGTCACAGAGCAATGGAGTGGAGTGTAGCATTTCTGTGACCTCTAATCTTGCAGTAGAGGTCAGCGTGAGTGAAACACCAGTCGGTATCGCCACCAAGCCCCCTGTAGAAGTATCAGAGGGTAACCCCGTTCCCCCTAGCGACGCCCCGGTCTCTGAAGCAACAGGAGGCGTTAACGGAGAAGCTAGCGTTGAAGTCACTGCTGGTGCTTATTCCACCGTAGCATCAGCAACCAATTTGAATGTAGTCCCTCCACAGCCCCAGCCAGACTCCCAGGCCACCCTCGCTGCTGAACCCACCGAAGAAGCCCTCCAGGCTGTGGAGCCCACTGAGCCTGCTCCCCGGGCCGTGGACTGTGTGAAAGAGATCCGGGACCTGGTGGTGGCGGTGTTTGAAGTGGAGGAGGTAATCCAGCGCTACCCAGGTAGTGATAACATATGA
- the niban1a gene encoding protein Niban 1a isoform X2, translating to MVVRANYCLECHDSFETFVKGVPPLHKLLPTGGTVLTTEEKYMAMVDQCFPVSETNNVKEEFAPPTIGMPGQFPVYLRLPYRRDYYFCFRQEARQDAFLSILSDCIRHQNQDFLKKKTVEVQAFLKAVHLYRQEKGRYDSWNMLIGSDVRVLANLVMEELLPSLEKDMLPHLKAKKTERKRVWFATIEAAYILVQECLLEGLSVLKEECRTAACQQEVLIRSDMDLILHSRTYLEGKLRASVSEPAEKFCSEGVQPYLASILEELMGPISSGFQEARLLSDNQMDQLCQDFQEGGVTDKLKQALAKLSKPNLLSCYQRINSLHDQQHDLQERFGFSNISNLVHSTQIDLQQLIENAAYSFELLLYKAKENSTDNVGSAMEKSRHMVLKQYDYDSSTVRKRIFQEALVGITLPHIKKNLAPTCKSDLQGLEQFIDADYSNFVHVENIYEDILLQSLGKEVSKVVKDAASLKKHNLFTDSRDPLSQTSRSSLLSIPSTPSSPARVPFSPTHLQTSTFIQTQPQAEVPAPAQPVSPDLSNGLALVGGAQGDPPSAVLKAEQNKVEAVSGATVEIEALGASIAPAVAAPVEKLVKVENTVSTHETTVVAETKTEDMSEPTETAQVDTPVLTETEKMPTPGDAVEVEKTVVTGVLTTVAQSEAPSPSPVPDPVPVCVVKPVAVIDLIAVEDSVAEHMASLTIITTETAAETEAESESGPPNSDPVAASSGEQPVTAPPADASLAAAAETKDVPASSSAIPDDGDDTESESAPSDIGIPGDDDVTRAAAPTDKVKVSQSNGVECSISVTSNLAVEVSVSETPVGIATKPPVEVSEGNPVPPSDAPVSEATGGVNGEASVEVTAGAYSTVASATNLNVVPPQPQPDSQATLAAEPTEEALQAVEPTEPAPRAVDCVKEIRDLVVAVFEVEEVIQRYPGSDNI from the exons ATGGTGGTTCGCGCCAACTACTGCCTGGAGTGTCACGACAGCTTTGAG ACCTTTGTGAAGGGCGTGCCCCCGCTCCACAAGCTGCTACCAACAGGAGGCACTGTGCTCACCACAGAGGAGAAGTACATGGCCATGGTGGACCAATGCTTCCCTGTTTCTGAAACCAACA atgtgaaggaggagttTGCCCCTCCTACAATCGGCATGCCTGGACAGTTCCCTGTGTACCTCAGGCTTCCGTACCGTAGAGATTACTACTTCTGCTTCCGACAGGAGGCTCGTCAAGATgctttcctctccatcctctctgacTGCATCCGTCACCAGAACCAAG acttcCTAAAGAAGAAGACGGTTGAGGTGCAGGCCTTCCTCAAGGCGGTCCACCTCTACAGACAAGAGAAGGGCCGTTATGACTCCTGGAACATGCTGATTGGCAGTGATGTCAGG gtactTGCCAACTTGGTTATGGAGGAGCTGTTGCCGTCTCTGGAGAAGGATATGCTGCCTCATCTGAAAGCCaagaagacagagaggaagagagtgtggTTCGCT ACAATAGAAGCAGCTTATATCCTGGTGCAGGAGTGTCTGTTGGAGGGGCTGTCTGTTCTGAAGGAGGAGTGTAGGACGGCAGCTTGCCAGCAGGAGGTGCTGATACGTTCTGATATGGACTTGATCCTTCACTCTAGAACCTACCTGGAGGGAAAGCTTCGAG CCAGTGTATCAGAGCCAGCAGAGAAGTTCTGTTCGGAGGGCGTGCAGCCCTACCTGGCCTCCATACTGGAGGAGCTCATGGGACCAATCAGCTCAGGGTTCCAGGAGGCACGGCTCCTAAGTGACAACCAGATGGACCAACTGTGTCAGGACTTCCAGGAGGGCGGTGTTACCGACAAACTCAAGCAG GCCCTGGCTAAGCTGAGTAAGCCCAACCTGTTGAGTTGTTACCAGAGGATCAACTCTCTCCACGACCAGCAGCATGACCTGCAGGAACGTTTTGGCTTCTCCAACATCAGCAATCTGGTCCACAGCACCCAGATAGACCtgcagcag CTGATTGAAAACGCAGCGTACTCGTTTGAGCTGCTACTCTACAAGGCCAAAGAAAACAGCACAGACAATGTAGGCTCTGCCATGGAGAAGTCCAGGCACATGGTGCTCAAG caatATGATTACGACAGCAGCACGGTGAGGAAGAGGATCTTTCAGGAGGCCTTGGTGGGGATCACTCTACCTCACATTAAGAAGAACCTGGCCCCAACCTGCAAATCA GATCTGCAGGGTCTTGAACAGTTCATTGATGCAGACTATTCCAACTTCGTCCATGTGGAGAATATCTATGAAGACATTCTGCTGCAGAGTCTGGGCAAGGAAGTCAGCAAAG TGGTGAAGGACGCAGCCAGCCTAAAGAAACACAACCTGTTCACAGACAGCAGGGACCCCCTGAGCCAGACCAGCCGCTCCAGTCTCCTCTCCATCCCATCCACCCCCAGCAGCCCAGCCAGGGTGCCGTTCTCCCCCACACATCTCCAGACCTCTACCTTTATCCAGACCCAGCCACAGGCTGAGGTACCAGCACCAGCCCAGCCTGTCTCTCCTGACCTGAGCAACGGTCTGGCGCTCGTTGGGGGTGCACAGGGGGACCCCCCAAGTGCCGTGTTGAAGGCAGAGCAGAACAAGGTGGAGGCGGTGTCAGGGGCCACAGTAGAGATTGAGGCCCTGGGGGCCAGTATTGCACCTGCTGTTGCAGCTCCAGTGGAGAAGCTAGTCAAGGTGGAGAACACAGTCAGTACACATGAGACAACTGTAGTGGCTGAGACAAAAACAGAGGACATGTCTGAACCAACTGAGACAGCTCAAGTGGATACCCCTGTCCTAACTGAGACAGAGAAAATGCCCACCCCTGGAGATGCTGTGGAGGTGGAGAAGACAGTAGTAACAGGCGTACTAACTACAGTAGCACAAAGCGAAGCCCCTTCTCCCAGTCcggtccctgaccctgtccctgtttGTGTTGTCAAGCCTGTAGCTGTCATTGACCTTATAGCTGTTGAAGACTCAGTAGCAGAGCACATGGCTTCACTCACAATCATCACTACTGAGACAGCGGCTGAGACAGAGGCTGAGAGTGAAAGCGGTCCTCCTAACAGTGACCCAGTAGCGGCCTCTAGTGGTGAGCAGCCTGTAACTGCGCCACCAGCAGACGCCAGCCTTGCTGCAGCAGCAGAGACCAAGGATGTGCCAGCCTCATCCTCCGCTATCCCAGATGATGGGGATGATACAGAGAGCGAGTCTGCCCCCTCCGACATCGGGATCCCTGGTGATGATGATGTCACGAGAGCAGCAGCCCCCACTGATAAGGTCAAAGTGTCACAGAGCAATGGAGTGGAGTGTAGCATTTCTGTGACCTCTAATCTTGCAGTAGAGGTCAGCGTGAGTGAAACACCAGTCGGTATCGCCACCAAGCCCCCTGTAGAAGTATCAGAGGGTAACCCCGTTCCCCCTAGCGACGCCCCGGTCTCTGAAGCAACAGGAGGCGTTAACGGAGAAGCTAGCGTTGAAGTCACTGCTGGTGCTTATTCCACCGTAGCATCAGCAACCAATTTGAATGTAGTCCCTCCACAGCCCCAGCCAGACTCCCAGGCCACCCTCGCTGCTGAACCCACCGAAGAAGCCCTCCAGGCTGTGGAGCCCACTGAGCCTGCTCCCCGGGCCGTGGACTGTGTGAAAGAGATCCGGGACCTGGTGGTGGCGGTGTTTGAAGTGGAGGAGGTAATCCAGCGCTACCCAGGTAGTGATAACATATGA